In Populus nigra chromosome 10, ddPopNigr1.1, whole genome shotgun sequence, the following proteins share a genomic window:
- the LOC133704651 gene encoding large ribosomal subunit protein eL33w-like, whose product MVKGRQGERVRLYVRGTVLGYKRSKSNQYPNTSLIQIEGVNTKEEVAWYAGKRMAYIYKAKVKRDGSHYRCIWGKVTRPHGNSGVVRAKFKSNLPPKSMGARVRVFMYPSNI is encoded by the exons ATGGTGAAGGGACGCCAAGGAGAGCGAGTCAG GCTTTATGTACGGGGAACAGTCTTGGGTTATAAGAG GTCTAAGTCCAACCAATATCCCAACACGTCACTGATCCAGATTGAGGGCGTCAACACAAAAGAAGAGGTTGCATGGTATGCTGGGAAGCGGATGGCATACATCTACAAGGCCAAGGTGAAAAGGGATGGATCCCATTATCGCTGCATTTGGGGCAAGGTCACCAGGCCCCATGGTAACAGCGGTGTAGTGAGAGCCAAGTTCAAATCCAATCTGCCTCCAAAGTCAAtg GGAGCTCGAGTACGGGTTTTCATGTACCCCAGCAATATCTGA
- the LOC133705612 gene encoding uncharacterized protein LOC133705612, with the protein MGLWTLLEGFLLLANAFAILNEDRFLAPRGWSFSEFSVGRTKSLKGQLIGLIYATQYMRVPLVILNSICIFVKLVSG; encoded by the coding sequence ATGGGTTTGTGGACGTTATTGGAGGGATTTCTGCTCCTTGCAAATGCATTTGCAATATTAAATGAAGATCGTTTTCTTGCACCTAGAGGATGGAGCTTCTCTGAATTCTCTGTAGGTCGAACAAAGTCTTTGAAAGGGCAGCTTATAGGTCTCATTTATGCGACCCAATATATGAGAGTTCCACTTGTAATACTCAATTCCATTTGCATCTTTGTAAAGCTGGTGTCTGGATGA